From a region of the Salvelinus alpinus chromosome 2, SLU_Salpinus.1, whole genome shotgun sequence genome:
- the LOC139545999 gene encoding uncharacterized protein, whose protein sequence is MSEPGSGCGVPAQRSSQRAPEMLSVKLGDCNQTVELNVIVKEEEEEREINEGEEEEREDDRDSGESPNPDSVNKPSSIASILPDCGSYPCPQCGKCFSSSTFLKNHQRVHTGEKPFDCSACGKSFSEKVNLKRHERVHSGEKPYHGTTCGKSFNHSESLKEHQRLHTWEKPYHCSLCGKCFRRAGDLKTHKKSHTGEKPTCTFNVIVKEEEEDEKEIDKEKGEEEENSVVVDPRISRLPGRGSYPCPQCGKSFSSSGNLKNHQSVHTQEKPFHSATCGKSFSVKVNLTRHEMVHSGEKPYHCTKCGKSFGHSGSITHKRVHTGKKPCHCSLCGEGFTQLRSLKSHERISIGGKPTCAFKVIVQEEEGEKIAVEDTEDNSGVDGACQSKKRGVKSKEWSVELRDRIVLRHRSGEGYQKISAALKVPKNTVASIILKWKKFGTTKTLPRAGRPTKLSNLGRRALVREVTKNPMVTLTKLQSSSVEMLVLLEGFPISAALHQSGLYGTVVRRKPLLSKKNMTARLEFAKRHLKDSQTMRNKILWSDETKIELFGMNAKRHITIPMVKHGGGSIMLWGCFSAAGTGRLVRIEGELNGEKYREILDENLLQSAQDLRLGQRFTFQQDKNPKHTAKTTQEWLRDKSLNVLEWPSQSPDLNPIENLWRDLKIAVQRRSPSNLTELERICREEWGKIPKYRCAKLVASYPRRLEAVIAAKGASTKY, encoded by the exons ATGTCTGAACCAGGTTCTGGTTGTGGTGTTCCAGCCCAGAGAAGCTCACAGCGGGCTCCAGAGATGCTGTCAGTGAAGCTGGGTGACTGCAATCAAACAGTGGAACTCAATGTGAttgtcaaagaggaggaggaggagagagaaatcaatgagggggaggaggaagagagagaggatgacaggGACTCGG GAGAGAGCCCCAACCCAGACTCAGTCAACAAGCCCAGTTCCATAGCATCAATACTACCTGATTGTGGGAGTTACCCCTGTCCTCAATGTGGAAAGTGTTTCAGTTCCTCAACTTTTCTAAAGAATCATCAGAGAGTACACACTGGAGAAAAACCTTTTGACTGCTCCGCATGTGGGAAAAGTTTCAGTGAGAAAGTAAACCTTAAGAGACATGAGAGAGTACAtagtggagagaagccttaccacggCACCacatgtgggaagagcttcaatcaTTCAGAAAGCCTTAAGGAACATCAGCGACTACATACATGGGAGAAACCTTACCATTGCTCTCTTTGTGGGAAGTGTTTCAGAAGAGCAGGAGACCTGAAAACTCATAAGAAatcacacactggagagaagcctacCTGTACTTTCAATGTGATTgtcaaagaggaggaagaggatgagaagGAAATCGATAAGGaaaagggggaagaggaggaaaatAGTGTTGTAGTTGACCCACGTATATCAAGACTACCTGGTCGTGGGAGTTACCCCTGCcctcaatgtggaaagagtttcagTTCCTCAGGTAATCTAAAGAATCATCAGAGTGTACACACTCAAGAGAAACCATTCCACAGTGCcacatgtgggaagagtttcagtgTAAAAGTCAACCTCACGAGGCATGAGATGGTACAtagtggagagaagccttaccactgcaccAAATGTGGGAAGAGCTTCGGTCATTCTGGAAGCATAACACATAAAAGAGTACATACAGGGAAGAAACCTTGCCACTGCTCTCTGTGTGGGGAGGGATTCACTCAGCTAAGAAGTCTTAAAAGTCATGAGAGAATATCCATTGGAGGGAAGCCTACCTGTGCTTTCAAGGTAATTGtccaagaggaggagggagaaaagatAGCTGTTGAGGATACGGAGGACAATAGTGGTGTagacggtgcatgtcagagcaaaaaacgaGGCGTAAAGTCAAAGGAAtggtctgtagagctccgagacaggattgtgttgaggcacagatctggggaagggtaccaaaaaatttctgcagcattgaaggtccccaagaacacagtggcctccatcattcttaaatggaagaagtttggaaccaccaagactcttcctagagctggccgaccgaCCAAACTTAGCAatttggggagaagggccttggtcagggaggtgaccaagaacccgatggtcactctgacaaagctccagagttcgtctgtggagatgcttgtccttcttgaaggttttcccatctctgcagcactccaccaatcaggcctttatggtacagtggtcagacggaagccactcctcagtaaaaaaaacatgacagcccgcttggagtttgccaaaaggcacctaaaggactctcagaccatgagaaacaagattctttggtctgatgaaaccaagattgaactctttggcatgaatgccaagcgtcacatcaccatccctatggtgaagcatggtggtggcagcatcatgctgtggggatgtttttcagctgcagggactgggagactagtcaggattgagggagagctgaacggagaaaagtacagagagatccttgatgaaaacctgctccagagtgctcaggaccttagactgggtcaaaggttcaccttccaacaggacaaaaaccctaagcacacagccaagacaacccaggagtggcttcgggacaagtctctgaatgtccttgagtggcccagccagagcccggacttgaacccaatcgaaaatctctggagagacctgaaaatagctgtgcagcgacgctccccatccaacctgacagagcttgagaggatctgcagagaagaatgggggaaaatccccaaatacaggtgtgccaagcttgtagcgtcatatccaagaaggctcgaggctgtaatcgctgccaaaggtgcttcaacaaagtactga